The Limisphaera ngatamarikiensis genomic sequence CCATGGAGGTCCGGGCCCTGCGGTTGCGTGCTCTGGACGGACACGCCGCCGGGCCCTGGGCTTCCGTGGCCGAGGTCACCTTCCTGGCCCCCTGAAACGAAGCCCCCGGCACATGGCCCGCCCGGCACGGTCACCGTGCCCGTGACGCTGGAAGGCAGAAGTTTCACCGGGACCGGTCCCCGGCTCGTCCTCACCCGTCTCGGACCGGCCACGGTCCCGAGCCCATGCCCCGGAAAAGGAGTCACTCACCGGGCCTGCCCCGAAGGCTGGACCTGTTGGCCGGCCGATGCCGCGGGCAAGCCCGGCAGCTCGCGCAAAATCGGCTCCAGTGCAGCAGCCCACTTGGCGTACCCGGCCGCATTCGGATGGAGCAAATCCGGAAATTCCTCCGGCCGCGCGTTGCCCTCGGCATCCGCAAAGGGACTCCAGGTGTCACATCGCCGGCACTGCGGAAAGTCGCGCACCACCTGGTCCACCAACTCGTTCAACCGCCGGATCTTGTCGGCAGGGCGCTGACGGTTGGCGTGGCTGGGCATGACCTTGCACACGATCACGGGCATCTTGGGATTGGCCTTCTGACACCGCTCCAGAATCGTGCGGACGTTCGCCGCCACGTCCTCGGGATCCGCCCCCAAACCAATGTCGTTGGTGCCGATCAACAACACGATCGCCGCCGGGTCCAGATCCAGCACATCCTCCTGCAACCGGTACAACACACCGCGCGTGGTGTCGCCGCTGATCCCCCGATTGGCCACCTTCCACTGCGAAAACCGCCGGCTCAGATCGCTCCATCCTTGCGTGATGGAGTCCCCCAGAAAAACGATCGCACCCCGATCCACCTCGCGCCGCGCACGAAACTCGGCCCGACGCTGCGCCCAAACCTTGTCAAACCAATCCCCCTTCTGCACCGGGCCTTTCCCGGGTAACATCTCCCCGGTGGGCGCACGGTCCAGGCCCGGTTGCGGACTGCGCACCTCCTGGGCGCCCACCGCCACCAAAGCCGCCCACGCCAGAACCGAGCCAATCCAAACCCACGCACGGAACCCGTGCACCTGCGGGATTCGACGACGAATCATGATTTTCATGGCCATTCCTCCGTTGAAAGAGCCCAGCCCTCCGGGCCGGCCCGGTCCTTCAGTCCGAGCCGGTCTCCTCGGGCAGCTCCGCCTGCGCAGAAGAACGATGAACCCCCAACCCGCCCCCCGGTTCCTCCCGAAATTCCGCCTCCACAATCAGGTCCTCCGCCACCTGCTCAATCCGCCGGCGCAGCTCCGCCATGCTGCACGACAACGGCACCGACACCTGAAACCGCGCCTCGAAAATCGCCTCCCCCGACATCGCCGCGCTGCGGCATTGCGTCTCCAGCTCCTCCACGTTCACACCCGCCTCGGCCAACGCATGCGCAATCTCCCGAACAATGCCGGGTCGGTCCTGCCCCACCACCTCCAACACCGCCGGACGCCCCGGTTCCATCACCGACCACGCCACGTCACGGTGCACCACCACGCTCAGACCCTCGCGTTGAAGACCGGCCAGCGCCTGTTCCAGCTCCGATTGCCGTTCCTCCGGCACCGACACCCGCAGAATCCCGGCAAACTGCCCGCCCAACCGCGCCATCCGGCTCTCCAGCCAGTTCCCCCCATGACCCCGGACCACCTCCGCCACCCGATCCACCAACCCGGGCCGGTCCTTCCCCAACACCGTCATCACCAACAGGGCTCGCACGGCTCCAGTGGTAGGCCCAAGGCCGGTCGCTGACAAGGCTGCATTCCGACCCGCCACCCCTGCGCACCCTCTTCACCCCGACCCGCCATCCCCGCAACCCCGGCGCACCATCCCCAAACATGGCCGCCGCCCCTTCGCCCACCCGCCCTTCAAATGCCCAAATTGGCGAGAATCTGACTGATGTGATTCACCGTCTGCACCAGACGCGGATGCGACGTCTCAAATGCCGCCACCGCCCGCTTCAGCCCCTCCAGCGAAAGCCCCACCAGCGCCGGATCGGGACGTTTGCGCGTGGCCTCGTAGGCCGACAGCTGAGCAAACCCCGCAATGCTCCCCGCCTCCTCACGGTGCGTCTGCGACAGGCCCCGAACCTCCTCCTTCAGCGCATTCACCAGCGCCAACAATTCCCGCTTCCGGGTCTCGTCCAACCCTTCCGCGCCGCCCAGCCGCTCCTCCAACTTGCGCAAGGTTTCCTCAATCATGGTCGCCTCCACCGCCGCACGGATTCCGCCGGAAGTCTCCCACACCGACGCGTCGCCCACAAAACGCCGCGCCCGCAACACCGGATCGCACCATCAACGGTCCGGGCCCTTCCGTGCGCCCGACCGGCTCACCAACAGGCCCAGCGAAGCCGTGTAGCCATGAATGTGATTGGTGCGACCCACGGGACCGATCTCTCCGTTGCAAAACAAACCCGTCAACCCCATCGGGCCCAGCTCCTCCTGCACCATTCGCGCATCATGATCCGAAACCCCGAACAGCCCGCGTCCCCGACCATTGCACACGCAAAGGCAACCGCCGTACAACACGCGATCCTGCAATTGGCCCCTGACCCGGCCG encodes the following:
- a CDS encoding ACT domain-containing protein, encoding MTVLGKDRPGLVDRVAEVVRGHGGNWLESRMARLGGQFAGILRVSVPEERQSELEQALAGLQREGLSVVVHRDVAWSVMEPGRPAVLEVVGQDRPGIVREIAHALAEAGVNVEELETQCRSAAMSGEAIFEARFQVSVPLSCSMAELRRRIEQVAEDLIVEAEFREEPGGGLGVHRSSAQAELPEETGSD
- a CDS encoding GDSL-type esterase/lipase family protein; protein product: MKIMIRRRIPQVHGFRAWVWIGSVLAWAALVAVGAQEVRSPQPGLDRAPTGEMLPGKGPVQKGDWFDKVWAQRRAEFRARREVDRGAIVFLGDSITQGWSDLSRRFSQWKVANRGISGDTTRGVLYRLQEDVLDLDPAAIVLLIGTNDIGLGADPEDVAANVRTILERCQKANPKMPVIVCKVMPSHANRQRPADKIRRLNELVDQVVRDFPQCRRCDTWSPFADAEGNARPEEFPDLLHPNAAGYAKWAAALEPILRELPGLPAASAGQQVQPSGQAR
- a CDS encoding DUF4404 family protein, which codes for MIEETLRKLEERLGGAEGLDETRKRELLALVNALKEEVRGLSQTHREEAGSIAGFAQLSAYEATRKRPDPALVGLSLEGLKRAVAAFETSHPRLVQTVNHISQILANLGI